GTGCAGGACTGGACGGCGGTGCGGAGGTCTTGCCAAGAGAGGGTGGAGAAGTCGGAAGAACCCCCCTTCCCCAGCCCTTCCCCCGCAAGGGGTGAAGGGAGCGAAGAAGGAGAAAGAAGCTCGAGGTTAGTAGTAAGTACCACCTCTTGTCCCTTCTCCCCTTGCGGGGGAAGGTTAGGAAGGGGGGAATCTTCAGCGGTGAAGCCGCACATCTCTTTCGGCATCCACACCGGAATCCCCATGGCCTGCATGTAGCGATGGCGTACCTGCAAATCCACCCGCGTTTACACTCCCTGATGGTGCTGAGGGTGTTCGCGCAGCGCTTGGCTGGCGAGTTTGTTCCACGCATCCACATACGCTTTAGCAGAAGCGATTACGATGTCGGTATCCGCGCCGTGACCGTGGATAATGCGACCGCCTTTATCCAAACGTACCGTGACTTCGCCTTGCGCATCCGTACCGCTAGTAATGTTGTTGACCGAGTACAGCGCCAGCGTCGCGGTTTCCCCGACAATGCTTTCGATGACTTTGTAAACCGCATCGACTGGGCCACCACCAATAGCCGTGGCAGTCTGTTCTTTGCCGTGGGCTTTTAGGGTAACGCTGGCGTTTGGTGCTTCGCCGGTCGTGGAACAAACATTCAACGCAATCAATTCATACGCCATGAAATCTTGGGCAGAACGCGCATCCATCATTAACACCATCAAGTCTTCGTCGAAGATGTCGTGTTTGCGATCAGCCAAGTCTTTGAAGCGCGAGAAGGCGGTATTGAGTTCTTCTTCGGATTTCAACACAATATTGAGTTCTTGCAAGCGGGTCTTGAAAGCATTGCGCCCGGAATGCTTGCCCAACACAATTTTATTGTCTGACCAACCCACGTCTTGCGCCCGCATGATTTCGTAGGTTTCGCGGTGCTTTAATACGCCGTCTTGGTGAATGCCAGATTCGTGCGCAAACGCATTCGCGCCCACAATGGCTTTGTTAGGCTGTACCGGGAAGCCGGTGACACTGGAAACCAAACGCGAAGTCGGCACGATATGCGTGGTTTCAATGCGGGTTTCGACCGGGAATACGTCGGGGCGCACCCGAATCGCCATGACCACTTCTTCCAAGGAAGCGTTACCGGCGCGTTCGCCTAAACCGTTGATAGTACATTCCACCTGACGTGCGCCTTGCATCACTGCCGCCAAGGAATTGCCCACCGCCAAACCGAGGTCATTGTGGCAATGCACCGAAAAGATTGCTTTGTCAGCATTCGGAATATGCGCAATCAAACGCCCGACCATATCGCCAAACACCGAGGGAATCTGATAACCCACTGTGTCGGGAATATTGATGGTACGCGCCCCCGCATTAATCGCCGCTTCAATTACACGGCACAGAAAATCGAACTCGGAACGCCCCGCGTCTTCACACGAAAATTCCACGTCATCGGTGTAATTCCGCGCCCGTTTCACCGCAAATACCGCCTGTTCAACCACTTGATCGGGGGTCATGCGCAACTTGTTCTGCATGTGGATCGGTGAGGTAGCAATAAAGGTGTGGATACGCCCGGAATTCGCGGGCTTAATCGCTTCTGCCGCACGGTCAATATCCTTTTCCAAGGCACGCGCCAAACCGCAAATGGTGCTGTCTTTGACAAGGCTGGCAATCGCTTTCACCGCCTCAAAATCGCCGGGGCTGGCAATCGGGAAACCGCCTTCGATCACATCCACGCGCATTTTTTCCAGCATCAACGCAATGCGGATTTTCTCTTCTTGCGTCATGGACGCGCCGGGGCTTTGTTCGCCATCACGTAAGGTGGTATCAAAAATAATCAAACGGTCTTTGGACATGTTCCTGCTCCTAAACACGGCTGCGCTGCGCGTGTGGCTGGCAACCGTTGTATCAATTCTTAAAGTGAGGCTAATGATAGCGCGTGTTGCCCCACTCGGCGTAGGAATTTATGCACTGACCAGTTTTAACGGGACGATGGATTGAGCAGCCTTCAACTCTTGTTCGGTTTGCAGGCGAATAAGTTGCACATCCCGCTGTGCCATTTCAAATGCCAACTCTTTCGCCAAATGAATTTCATCCAACTCTTGCTCGGCTTTCGCATCGGCTTCGGCTTTGAAGCGAATGTGCTGTAAGCGAGCCGTGAATTCATCACGTTCCCACGCCATGCGCTGTATTGCCGTTTCAAAATCGTGGCGGCGGGCAGATGATTCAGCATTCCAACGTTGGAGTTGACGCTGCTTAGCATAGGTAAATTGGGCTTTCTCCAACAACATCAGTCCTTGCGCATCTAATACTTGTTGAGGGTCATAGTAGTTTTTCGACGTTTGTTCTACCTTCATCAGGGCGGTTGAGACCACTTCCAACCCATATTTTTGCAGTTGCAGGTTAAGGCGACGGTTGACGGTTTCAGTGAAATCTTGGCGTTGCTGATGCACGCTGCTGAACGGCATCATAGCAGCCGTGCCACGTAATACGGCTGTACCCTCTGCTTCTAGTAAGGATTGGATTGTGCCGCGTTGCAAATCCACTTCACCGAGTACCCTTGCTGCGATTTGGATGCTGTTAGGTTGAGCCGCCACCCTAACACTGAAAACGATTAGGGCATCGACACGCAATAAATCTTTGGTAATCAGAGAGTTTTCGCCATGCAAGTGTAATTCAAGGCTATACGTTTGCAGATTAACGGGCGTGAGTGTGTGCAAGAACGGAATCACAAAGCCACCACTACCGAGCAAGACTTTAGGCTTACCCAAGCCAGTGCGCAAATAAGCCGCATCCACCGGAACCCGCACATACAACACATACAGTAACAGCAGTAACGTACTCACTAACCCCAGTATCAAGAATTCATAATAGAAATTACTAATCAACATGATAGCGTTTCCTGCAATATTTTTAATCATTTTTAGCTCAGGAATGTCTATTTATTAGACATGATAATGATAAAAAATTTCATCACCTGTCTGGTAAAAAAGACACAAGCCATATACTATACACTCAGTTCATGGGGCGATAAACCTGAACTCTATGCAAACTAAACATAATTTCAATAAATCAACAACAAAGTAGAGCATATTATGAATAAGAAAATCTTGATCTTTTCTATCGCTGCAATCCTCGCAACTCCTTCCGCTTTCGCTGCTTACAAAACAGGGGCAGCTACCGACGGCACTGATGCTGATGATACCCAAACTGTTACCGTTACCGTTCCTCAAGTTGCATTGTTAGATGTAATTGATGCATCAGGCGAAGGCGCAATGACCATCACTGTTGATGATACTAGTACTGATGCAGCAACAAAGATTGTCACACCAAAAAACGCAGGTGAGGCGTTCACTGGTTCTCAAAAATTGACAGGTGTTACCTACAAACTCAGTTCTAATGTCGCGGCGGCTGGTAGTACAACCCGCACACTTCAAGGTAAATTAAACGCTGCTCTACCTGCTGGTTGGAAATTATCAGTGAAGGTTGCTAAACCTGATGGAACTGATGGCACAGAGATTCCGTTTAACGGCACAACAAACGTTGATTTAGTCGACGCCATTGGTAATACCCGCACGGCAACAACAGAGGGCGTCGTAGCAGCACGAGCTATCGAGTATATCCTCGCACCTGATAGTACTGGCATGATGGCACATGCAACAGGTCAAACGGTTACTGTTACGTACACATTAACCGCAGGTTAGTAGTTTAGTCTGGGAAGTTTCGGCTTCCCAGACGTTGGGGATTTAGGGGAACTGGGGCGATAATATGCAGTTTTGGCAACATTTTTTGCTAGGGGTAGCCTTGGCAACAACGGCGTTACCCGCGAATGCTATTTCCGTGGTAGCTGACGATTGGTTTGATTCATTACCTGATACCATCACCAATGCTGGCGATTATTATCCATCGACATTTACAATCAGAACTAACATAGAAATTAATAGTGTTGGATTGAATTCCAGCGGACTACCCGCTTCATGGGAACTAAAGGCATGTGTCAAGCCCGTGACAAATTGGATAGCGGGGATGCTGGATGTTAAACGCGACTTAGGTTCATCGTCAGACTCAAGCCTACAAAATGGTTTAAATTACGTTAGGCTAGATACTTCTACCTGTCCGAGTACTTTAACCTTGTTTAAAGGCACAGGCGACGTCAACAGCATCCCATTGGAATTTCAAATCAGCAATTTCGATGTCACCGACGGTAACGGCACCAAAAACATTGAAATCGAATACCAAGTAGAAGTAACCACAACCCAATAAGGGTTTGTAAATAACAGGGGCTAATCAAATGAAACACCATGCTTTTAAATTGGCGGCATTCGCGTGCCTATTCTCTTTACACGCCGCGCAAGCAGCAGTGATGCTGTCCGGCGGGCTTTCCCACGAATACACCCTAAATCCCGGTGGCACAGTCAGCGGCGTGCTGGAATTAAAAAATACCGGCAATGAACCCGCTGAAGTCAAAATCTATCAAGAAGATGTCAAAATCAAAGCGGATGGCAGTACCGAGTACACCCCCGGCACTGGCAGCCATAACCGTTCCAATGCCAACTGGATTTCGCTCGGCACGGATCGCGTGATTCTCGACCCCGGCGCATCGCAAAGCGTGCCATACACCTTACAAGTGCCTACTGACAACTTGCAAGGCTCGTATTGGAGCATGTTGATGCTCGAACCTGTTTCCAACAAATCCCGCGAGTCACAACTGGCACAAACACCTACTGATCAACCTAGCCTCACGATCCACCAAAAAGTCCGCTACGCCGTGCAAGTGCTGGCAAACGTCGGCAATAAAGGCGCGAGCAACCTCACCTTTGCCGCTCCTTCGGTCGCTCGTGACACGCAAGGCGTTCGTTGGTTCTCGGTTGATCTCAGCAATACCGGCACGCGCCACAGTCGCCCCAAAGTTTCACTCGACGTGTTTGCGGCGGATGGCAATAGCATCGGCAGATTTGAAGCGGAAACTCACGGGCTTTACAACGGTGAGCGCGAAGCTTTCAACATCAATCTCGATAGCCTGCAACCGGGTAACTACAAAGCGCTGCTGGCTGCTGAAGACAATAATAACGGGCAAATCTTCGGGTCAGACATTAATTTGACCATCAAGCCGTAAGTACCACCAGCCAATACCACAAACCAGCGGGGGAAAACGATGCACGCACAACGCCATCCACAGCAGCTAACAGCGCGTAACACGCTGCGTCTAACGCTGGCTGTCAGCCTGCTCGTATTGGCGCAAGTCGCGAATGCCGCTGATGAGATCAGCATCACAGCGGGGCAACGCCAGATAACGGTCGACAAACCAGGGATTATTACGCTGCGGTTTAATGTAGAAAACCGCTCTGGGCAAGTGCAACAACTACAGGAAAATATCATCCTGCCCACCGGCTGGGAACTGGTCACCAATACCGCCCCGTTTGCACTTGCCAATGGCTCGCGGGATGTGCGTCTGGTGCATGTTACGGCACCACGCGGCACCACCTCAGGCACGTACAACATACAATACATTGTCAGCGCACAAGGGAATGGCAGTATTGGCAGCAGCCAGACGGTTGCCATCCAAGTTGAAGAACAAGCAGGGTTAGGTTTAACCGCCTTATCGCCCCCCAGCAGTTTGTTGGGCGGCGAACAATACGCCATTGAATTCTTGCTGGAAAATACCGGCAACAGCAGCGTTACTTACAAATTGAGTGGCAATGACGACGAAGGTTATATACGCAAAGTATCCCCGCGACGTTTGACTCTCGCGGCGGGGGAATCTGGCAGTGTTACTGTCACGGGGCAAATCCCGCGCGACATCGACGACACCAGCAGCTACCGGCTTGGCCTCGACGCACGGGGCGGCGGTAAATCCGTACAAGAATCGGTGACAATCCCCCTCATTTCGCGCACGCCCAAAGGCATCAGCCGCTACCAAAAATTATCTGGCAAACTTGCTACGCGCTATACCACCCAACAGCGCAAAAACAGCGATGGTAGCACCAGCGAAACCGCTTTAAGCCAATTCGAATACACCGCGCAAGGCGCCATTGATGCGGCAGGTGAACACAATATTGAAGTGCGCTTGCGCAATGGCAAAGACAGCAGCGACACGGGGTCACTCAATAATCAACAAGCGGAATATCGGGGCAGTTATTGGAATGATGAAGTCCGGGTCAATACCGGGCATCAAAGCTTTCACGCCAGCAATCTCAGCGGCAATACCCTTAACGGGATCGGCGCTGAAGTCGTGTATACCCCGCAAACTGCTGAAAACAAAAAGCCACTGGAAATAAGAGCTTTCAACGGGCAAAGCCGCTCCACAGATACCCAACAAGAAACCGTCGCGGGTGCTGCCCTAAACTATCAATGGGACGAATTCGACACCAGTGCCAGCCTGATCAAACACGATAAGCAAGCGACTGCCACTACACCAGCAAGGCAACAAACCATTGCCGCTGTGGGTGGTAGTTGGCAAGGCGAGCACCTCAGCGCCCGTACCGAAATAGCAGCAGATGATGACGCGAATGCATGGTCGGTTGACTTCAATGGTCAATGGGGGCCTGTTGGTGCTAACGCTTCAATTCTCAACGCTGACGCCAAATTCGATGGCAGCAGCAGTGATACCCGCCAAGCGTTTGCCAATACCCGCTATCAAGTGGCTGACAAAACCAGCCTCGAAGCCAGTACTCGCCAAACCCAGCAAAATCTGGAAGCTGACCCCAGTCGCGAAATACGCGAAGACCAAGAACACCAAGCCCGCATTACGCAACAATTTGGCAACGAAAGTCAGATCGAAGTTAGCCTTGGGCATCGCCAACGCCAAGAACATGACGTGCGCCCTACCCCGACCACTGATCGCGATATTCAAGCCACCACCTTGGAATATCGCCACCGTTTAGGGGACGTCAACGTGCGTGCTGCCGTCGAACAAGGCAAACGCACTGACCGCTTAAAAACCAGCGGTAACGGCACTAAACAAGAACTTGCGGTGAATTGGCAGGCGACTCAACAACTCAACCTCAACGCCGATGCATCCATTAGCAATAACTTAGACAGCGAGGGCAAACGCACAGCCGCCGGAATCAATGCCAACCTGAAACTCAACAAGCGAGCGGCGCTTTCAGGCTATCTGCAACGCAATAAAAACGACAGTGAACAAACTTACGCCAACAGTCTGGAAGTCAAATACACGCATGACCTCAAACGGCGTGGTAATGTCAGCCTTAGCACCCGCCGTACCGACACCCAAGCCAATGACGGCAAATTGTCACAGGACGACAGCCTGCAACTGGAATACAGCGTGCCGCTCGACGTGCCTATTCGTAAGCGCAACAATATTGGCGAAGTCCGAGGACAAGTCCAGTTTGCTGATAGCCAACGACCTGCCAGTGAAGTGGTTGTGCAAATGGGTGGGCAATACGCCGTCACCGACAAAGACGGGCAATTCCACTACCCCGGCGTCATTGCCAAAGACTATCAGGTGCAAATCGACAGTAGTCGCCCCAATGCCCAAGGTTATATGCTTAGTCAAGAAGGCGCTGAGGCACGGGTCACGGTTCAACCCAATACCACTACGCGCCCACAGTTAGCGTTACATCCCGCCGCAAAAGTCAGTGGTAAATTGCAAACGTATGTCAACGATGCCGCCGCTGCTGTTTTTGATACCTCCGGTACCGAAGAAAGCTTGCGCCCCGACAAAGGCTTGGGACGGGTATTATTAGAGCTACAGCCCGTCGGAGAAGTTGGAAAACGCATTGTACACAAGCGCACAACCTTGCATGATGGCAGCTTCAGTTTTGTTGGCATTCCCCTCGGACAATGGCGTTTGGTGGTAGTGGATAGCGATAAAGTGCCTGCAAATTATCGCTTGGAACAAACACAATTTACCGTTGATCTGAATGCCGAGCGCAATCAAGAAATATTGATCCGCGCATTGCCGACAACACAGGGTATTAAAAGAACAGGGCCTGCCAATGGCTTTGATGTTTCCGGTTAAATGACCACCAGAATAATAACAGTGAGAACCACCATGAAAACCCTACGCTTACTATTTTCCTTAATTGCTTTGAGCAGTGGCGCTACCTACGCCGCTGAAAGCGCAAAAGACACCCAAACCCTCAGCCTGACCGTTCCCCTCGTCGCCCTCATCGACGTAGACACCACTAATTCTGCTTCATTTTCCTTTGAGCCACCTTTAAACGCAGGCGACGGATTTTCCGGCATCGTTCTTCCTGTTGAGGGGGTGACCGTACCTGTCGCAATCAGCTCAAATAACCCTGAGGCAAAATTGACGGCAACACTAAACACAAATCAATTATCAGCTAATGGAATTCTTCTTTCAGCTCAAACATCTGGATTGACAGGTACTGTTTGTGGACAATCCAAAGCACTGATAAATACAGCAAAAACTATTTGCTCTGTGGGAATGGTCAAAACAAGTGCCGCCAACATTACATTAACCGCTGATACCAGCGTCTCCGGCATGATTGCTTACGGTAATTATACTGCCGACATTATCTACACGCTGACGCAAAACTAGAGGATGCCATTAATCGCAGCGAACGCGACAAGTGATCGCGATTTGATTAGCCTATGAGGGTCAGAACCCAAGGAAAACCCCATGCGCTCACTTTATTTCGTGCTTGGCTTAATCGCTACCATCGCCAGCGCCACAACGTTAGCGGGCAGCACCCAGACACTCCACCTAACTGTCCCTAAGGTCGCGTTAGTCAGCATTGAACCGGCCATCTCCCTCACGTTTGCTGAGGGAGAAGACACCACATCCGGCACCAGTTCACTCTCGATTAGCTCTAACGATCCGCAAGCCAAGTTGGAAATTATCCCAACAGGCATAAGCCTTGCCGTAGCTTCATCTAGCATTGACTGCCCATCCGTCAGCAGTGCATCAACCATCACCTGCGCGGTAGGTATTAAACGCGTTAAAAGCGGCACATTGGCATTCACCACCACGCGCACAGGAGGCGATGATCTCAATATTGCGTACACATTAACCCAATGACGCCGCAAAGGAATAAGCTACGTCGATTTACGCCGCTGAAACTTCCGCCAGCGCCGCCACACCCAAAACAACGGCCCTGACAACGCATACAACAAAAACACCCCAAATAACACTTTAGGCGGGTCAATCGTCGTCAACGCAAACGCCAGCACTACCGCCAACACCACCACGAATGGCACACGATTACGCAGGTCAAAATCTTTGAAACTGTAAAAACTGATATTGCTCACCATCAACAGCCCCACCGCCAAGGTCAGCAACAACGCCGGAATTTGCACATTGCGCCCCATCACCTCAAGGTCATGGAACACCCACACCATGCCCACCATCACCGCAGCCGCCGCCGGGCTTGGCAAGCCCACAAAAAAACGCTTGTCAACTTTACCGATTTGCGTATTGAACCGTGCCAACCGCAAGGCCGCACACGCCACATAAACAAACGCAGCTAACCAACCCGCCTTTCCCCACGCCACACCTGCGGATTGCAAATGCACCAACGCCCACTGATACATCACCAAACCCGGCGCGACACCGAAGGAAATCAGATCCGCCAGACTGTCGTATTGCGCCCCGAATTCGGTCTGGGTATTGGTCATACGCGCCACGCGCCCATCCAAACCATCCAAAATCATGGCGATGAATACCGCAATCGCGGCAGCTTCAAACTTGCCCTGCATGGCGGCGACAATCGCATAAAAACCACCGAACATCGCGCCGGTGGTTAGCAAATTGGGCAATAAATAGATGCCCTTGCTGGGTTGTGCTTTGGTGTTTAGTTGTTGCTCTTCCACTGAATATTTCCGTTTAACTACTTCATAGGTGCATAGTAGCCAGCATTGCGTCAGAGGGGAATGTGTTTATGTTATTCAGCCTATTCTCCTACACTCACACCAATAAACGTGTACAATCTTTCATTGAAATATCATCACCGCTAGAGATGACGCATGAAACCAGTTGCCTTACACAGTGCTAAGAAATCAGCCGTTGCTTGCCACAATTGCAGTTTAAGTGAACTCTGCTTGCCCCGTGGCCTCAATCGCGATGAATTGGAATTGCTCGAAAACGCTATCAACAAAACCGTCAAGATCAAGAAAAAAGATTATTTATTTCACCGTGATGACCAACAACAATCCATTTACGCGGTGAAAGCCGGAGCTATTAAGACCTCGCTGTCGACACCGGATGGTGAGGAGCAGATCCTCGGTTTTTACCTGCCCGGCGATTTGCTCGGCTTCGATGCATTTGCCCGCGACCGCCACACCTGTGACGCGCAAGCCTTGGATGACACGCTAGTGTGTGAACTCAGTATGGATAATTTCCAAGAATTATGCGGCAAATTGCCGATTATGCGCGGGCAAATGATGCGCCAAATCGGTTCAGAATTGGAACGCGAACAGATGCTGCTGCTAACGCTGGGGCAAATGCGTACC
The DNA window shown above is from Candidatus Thiothrix sulfatifontis and carries:
- a CDS encoding 2-isopropylmalate synthase, which encodes MSKDRLIIFDTTLRDGEQSPGASMTQEEKIRIALMLEKMRVDVIEGGFPIASPGDFEAVKAIASLVKDSTICGLARALEKDIDRAAEAIKPANSGRIHTFIATSPIHMQNKLRMTPDQVVEQAVFAVKRARNYTDDVEFSCEDAGRSEFDFLCRVIEAAINAGARTINIPDTVGYQIPSVFGDMVGRLIAHIPNADKAIFSVHCHNDLGLAVGNSLAAVMQGARQVECTINGLGERAGNASLEEVVMAIRVRPDVFPVETRIETTHIVPTSRLVSSVTGFPVQPNKAIVGANAFAHESGIHQDGVLKHRETYEIMRAQDVGWSDNKIVLGKHSGRNAFKTRLQELNIVLKSEEELNTAFSRFKDLADRKHDIFDEDLMVLMMDARSAQDFMAYELIALNVCSTTGEAPNASVTLKAHGKEQTATAIGGGPVDAVYKVIESIVGETATLALYSVNNITSGTDAQGEVTVRLDKGGRIIHGHGADTDIVIASAKAYVDAWNKLASQALREHPQHHQGV
- the pssA gene encoding CDP-diacylglycerol--serine O-phosphatidyltransferase, translated to MEEQQLNTKAQPSKGIYLLPNLLTTGAMFGGFYAIVAAMQGKFEAAAIAVFIAMILDGLDGRVARMTNTQTEFGAQYDSLADLISFGVAPGLVMYQWALVHLQSAGVAWGKAGWLAAFVYVACAALRLARFNTQIGKVDKRFFVGLPSPAAAAVMVGMVWVFHDLEVMGRNVQIPALLLTLAVGLLMVSNISFYSFKDFDLRNRVPFVVVLAVVLAFALTTIDPPKVLFGVFLLYALSGPLFWVWRRWRKFQRRKST
- the fnr gene encoding fumarate/nitrate reduction transcriptional regulator Fnr, translating into MKPVALHSAKKSAVACHNCSLSELCLPRGLNRDELELLENAINKTVKIKKKDYLFHRDDQQQSIYAVKAGAIKTSLSTPDGEEQILGFYLPGDLLGFDAFARDRHTCDAQALDDTLVCELSMDNFQELCGKLPIMRGQMMRQIGSELEREQMLLLTLGQMRTEERLATFLSSLSERNKERGFSSHEFNLPMARHDLANYLGMAVETLSRMFSRLQEEKIINVQHRLVKVEDMNRLKQLAHHTCRPAGDVL